Proteins from one Hydrogenophaga sp. SL48 genomic window:
- a CDS encoding ribulose-bisphosphate carboxylase large subunit family protein has product MSPDRFEATYLIETPLDPAHVAEVLAGEQSCGTFTRVEGETDALRERARATVESVELLDVAPAPSLPNGWMQRRGMFDSPQTWQRARLRVSFPCDNIGPNLPTLAATVSGNLYDLGEVTGLRLEAMKLPRAYRAQFDLPRHGIAGTRALTGVQGRPLIGTIIKPNVGLSAEETGALAGRLCAAGVDFIKDDEVCANPAHAPLAERVKAVMRRVRAHQDKTGKLVMVAFNITDETDAMRRHADLIAAEGGSCVMVSLNWCGYSAVQTLRRHTPLALHGHRNGYGALSRHPLLGFSFNAWQTLWRLAGVDHMHVHGLQGKFSQTDDEVIADAHDTLSPLCEGLDDRVLPAFSNGQWAGTVPATWDSVRSSDLLFMSGGGILAHPDGPAAGVASLQQAWDAVQKGETLAQRAVHASELRRAIEFFGRK; this is encoded by the coding sequence ATGTCCCCAGACCGCTTTGAAGCCACCTACCTGATCGAGACCCCGCTGGACCCGGCCCACGTGGCCGAAGTGCTGGCGGGTGAACAATCGTGTGGCACCTTCACCCGCGTCGAGGGCGAGACCGATGCCTTGCGCGAGCGCGCCCGTGCCACCGTCGAGTCGGTCGAGCTGCTGGACGTGGCCCCCGCGCCGTCGCTGCCCAACGGCTGGATGCAGCGGCGCGGCATGTTCGACAGTCCCCAGACCTGGCAGCGTGCCCGCCTGAGGGTGAGCTTCCCCTGCGACAACATCGGGCCCAACCTGCCCACGCTGGCCGCCACCGTGTCGGGCAACCTGTACGACCTGGGCGAAGTCACGGGCCTGCGGCTGGAGGCGATGAAGCTGCCGCGCGCCTACCGCGCGCAGTTCGACCTGCCCCGCCACGGCATCGCCGGCACCCGCGCGCTGACCGGTGTGCAGGGCCGCCCCTTGATCGGCACCATCATCAAACCCAACGTGGGCCTGTCGGCCGAAGAAACCGGTGCGCTCGCGGGCCGCCTCTGCGCGGCCGGGGTGGACTTCATCAAGGACGACGAGGTCTGCGCCAACCCGGCCCACGCGCCGCTGGCAGAGCGCGTCAAGGCCGTGATGCGCCGCGTGCGCGCCCACCAGGACAAGACAGGCAAGCTGGTGATGGTCGCTTTCAACATCACCGACGAGACCGACGCCATGCGCCGGCACGCCGACCTGATCGCCGCCGAAGGTGGCAGCTGCGTGATGGTCAGTTTGAACTGGTGCGGGTACTCCGCCGTGCAGACCCTGCGCCGCCACACCCCGCTGGCGCTCCACGGCCACCGCAACGGCTACGGCGCGCTGTCGCGCCACCCGCTGCTGGGCTTTTCGTTCAATGCCTGGCAGACGCTGTGGCGGCTGGCGGGGGTGGACCACATGCACGTGCACGGCCTGCAGGGCAAGTTCTCGCAGACCGACGACGAGGTGATCGCCGACGCGCACGACACGCTGAGCCCGCTGTGTGAAGGCCTGGACGACCGCGTGTTGCCCGCTTTTTCCAATGGCCAGTGGGCCGGCACCGTGCCCGCCACCTGGGACAGCGTCCGCTCCAGCGACCTGCTCTTCATGTCGGGCGGCGGCATCCTGGCCCACCCGGACGGTCCCGCCGCCGGGGTCGCCAGCCTGCAGCAGGCCTGGGACGCGGTGCAGAAGGGTGAAACGCTCGCGCAGCGGGCCGTGCACGCCTCCGAACTGCGCCGCGCCATTGAATTCTTCGGCCGGAAATGA
- a CDS encoding amino acid ABC transporter permease encodes MIEGGFNAYHLQYLLLGALWTIGLSLISFVGGGLAGGVIALCRVSPNRAVRWATIAWIQLIQGTPLLVVLFLCYFGLSIAGLELPGIVAASIAMVVYVSAYLGEIWRGCIESVPRTQWEAAECLALSRAQRMRLVVLPQAVRIATPPTVGFMVQIVKNTSLASIVGFIELVRAGQLINNSIFQPFLVYLLIAVMYFAMCYPLSVWSRKLEQRQQFGLRAATPSATAL; translated from the coding sequence GTGATCGAGGGTGGATTCAATGCCTACCACCTGCAGTACCTGCTGCTGGGTGCGCTGTGGACGATCGGCCTGTCGCTGATCTCTTTTGTTGGCGGTGGCCTGGCCGGTGGTGTGATCGCCCTGTGCCGCGTCAGCCCCAACCGCGCTGTGCGCTGGGCCACCATCGCCTGGATCCAGCTGATCCAGGGCACGCCGCTGCTGGTGGTGCTGTTCCTGTGTTACTTCGGTCTCTCGATCGCCGGCCTGGAGCTGCCCGGCATCGTCGCCGCCAGCATCGCCATGGTGGTGTACGTCAGCGCCTACCTGGGTGAAATCTGGCGCGGCTGCATCGAGTCGGTGCCACGCACCCAGTGGGAGGCAGCCGAGTGCCTGGCCCTCTCACGCGCCCAGCGCATGCGGCTGGTGGTGCTGCCGCAGGCGGTGCGCATCGCCACGCCGCCCACGGTGGGCTTCATGGTGCAGATCGTGAAGAACACCTCGCTGGCGTCCATCGTGGGGTTCATCGAACTGGTGCGGGCCGGCCAGCTCATCAACAACTCCATCTTCCAGCCCTTTCTGGTCTACCTGCTGATCGCCGTCATGTACTTCGCCATGTGTTACCCGCTGTCGGTCTGGAGCCGCAAGCTGGAACAGCGCCAGCAGTTCGGCCTCCGTGCAGCAACCCCTTCCGCGACCGCCCTATGA
- a CDS encoding LacI family DNA-binding transcriptional regulator: MSSHPTTPRIPDIAQLAGVSTATVDRVLNHRPGVRRATVSRVLQAASRLGYLPQAELHTALQPQPLRLMVLIPEGSNRFLQMLGDVIGYAQDHWAPFNVRCQAAYIESFNPEALAQALLHHGKRCDGIAFMALEHPVVREAVAQLAEQGVPTVTLISDLSSSRRVAYVGLDNRAAGRTAAYLIARFMGPLAQSGQARVAMIAGSLRYRAHEEREAGFLHLFEEQFPLVQVVGVREGQDDAEKNYRQARALLEQHADLAGIYNIGGGSEGIGRALKEAGSERRMVFIGHGLTPDTRAMLIDGTMDAVITQNPQSAVMNCVRIFANLRDGREATRGVETTRSQVIFRENLP, from the coding sequence ATGTCCTCACACCCCACCACCCCCCGCATTCCCGACATCGCGCAGTTGGCCGGTGTCTCCACGGCCACGGTGGACCGCGTGCTGAACCACCGTCCCGGCGTGCGCCGGGCCACCGTTTCGCGGGTCCTGCAGGCCGCCAGCAGACTGGGTTATCTGCCGCAGGCCGAACTGCACACCGCGCTGCAACCCCAGCCCCTGCGCCTGATGGTGCTGATTCCGGAGGGCAGCAACCGCTTCCTGCAGATGCTGGGTGACGTCATCGGGTACGCACAGGACCACTGGGCACCGTTCAACGTTCGCTGCCAGGCGGCCTACATCGAGAGCTTCAACCCCGAAGCCCTGGCACAGGCGCTGCTGCACCACGGCAAGCGCTGCGACGGCATCGCCTTCATGGCGCTGGAGCACCCCGTGGTGCGAGAGGCGGTGGCCCAGCTGGCAGAGCAGGGCGTGCCCACCGTCACCCTGATCTCCGACCTGTCCAGCTCGCGCCGGGTGGCCTATGTGGGGCTGGACAACCGGGCTGCGGGCCGCACCGCCGCCTACCTGATCGCCCGTTTCATGGGACCACTGGCCCAGAGCGGCCAGGCCCGGGTCGCGATGATCGCTGGCTCGCTGCGCTACCGTGCCCACGAGGAGCGCGAAGCGGGCTTTCTGCACCTGTTCGAAGAGCAGTTCCCCCTGGTTCAGGTGGTGGGCGTGCGCGAGGGTCAGGACGACGCCGAGAAGAACTACCGTCAGGCCCGCGCGCTGCTCGAGCAACACGCCGATCTCGCGGGCATCTACAACATCGGCGGCGGATCCGAGGGCATCGGCCGGGCGCTGAAAGAAGCCGGAAGCGAGCGCAGGATGGTCTTCATCGGCCACGGACTCACGCCCGACACGCGTGCCATGCTGATCGACGGCACCATGGACGCCGTCATCACCCAGAACCCGCAGAGCGCCGTGATGAACTGCGTGCGCATTTTTGCCAACCTGCGGGATGGTCGGGAAGCCACCAGGGGGGTGGAGACGACTCGAAGCCAGGTGATCTTCCGCGAAAACCTGCCGTAG
- a CDS encoding transporter substrate-binding domain-containing protein has translation MKHLFLSLSLIGAASLVGCGKTETPAPAPAAPAPTAEAPAAAPAPASPWPELRVAIDPTYKPFTYKTDAGEPAGFDVDVAKALCDELKSKCVFVEQAWDGMIPGLQAKKYDVIISSMSITEERKQAVDFTGKYYNTPSCVVVKTALNLGAEAANFKGKKIGVLKASTQEKYAMGELKTAGATIVPYDAQDQVYLDIKSGRLDGTVADVVEVNGGFLSTPDGKDYSCAGTRIPVEFDAKYFGAGAGVALRKEDTALRDALNAGIKAIRDNGKWKELSEKHVPGVDIWGS, from the coding sequence ATGAAACACCTGTTCCTCTCGCTCAGCCTCATTGGCGCAGCTTCCCTCGTCGGCTGCGGCAAGACCGAGACGCCTGCACCCGCGCCAGCCGCTCCTGCGCCGACCGCCGAAGCGCCCGCCGCTGCGCCGGCTCCCGCGAGCCCGTGGCCTGAGCTGCGGGTGGCCATCGACCCGACCTACAAGCCCTTCACCTACAAGACCGACGCGGGCGAGCCTGCCGGCTTCGACGTGGACGTGGCCAAGGCCCTGTGCGACGAACTCAAGAGCAAGTGCGTGTTCGTCGAACAGGCCTGGGACGGCATGATCCCCGGTCTTCAGGCCAAGAAATACGATGTGATCATCTCGTCGATGTCCATCACCGAAGAGCGCAAGCAGGCCGTGGACTTCACGGGCAAGTACTACAACACGCCGTCCTGCGTGGTCGTGAAGACGGCGCTCAATCTGGGTGCCGAAGCGGCCAACTTCAAAGGCAAGAAGATCGGTGTCCTGAAAGCCTCCACCCAGGAAAAGTACGCCATGGGTGAACTGAAGACCGCCGGTGCGACCATCGTGCCTTACGACGCGCAAGATCAGGTCTACCTCGACATCAAGTCGGGTCGCCTGGACGGCACCGTGGCCGACGTGGTCGAGGTCAACGGCGGTTTCCTGTCCACGCCCGATGGCAAGGACTACAGCTGCGCCGGTACCCGCATTCCGGTGGAATTCGACGCCAAGTACTTCGGCGCCGGCGCCGGTGTGGCCCTGCGCAAGGAAGACACGGCCCTGCGCGACGCGCTGAACGCCGGCATCAAGGCCATTCGCGACAACGGCAAGTGGAAAGAGCTGTCCGAGAAGCACGTCCCCGGCGTGGACATCTGGGGTTCCTGA
- a CDS encoding VOC family protein, with protein MSRHFGAIRQLGYVVHDIEAAMAYWSRTLGVGPWFYNPRVPIQNYQYRGEAHEPHNSVALANSGYVQVELIQTRNDVPSMYRDFLQAGRTGLQHVAYWTSDYDADLARLTAEGFKTVMSGEVGERGRFVYFDTEFHPGTVIELSEVAGPKGRMFDLIRAESETWDGQTDPVRPFPDLSKI; from the coding sequence ATGAGCCGTCATTTCGGCGCCATCCGCCAACTGGGCTACGTGGTCCACGACATCGAAGCTGCCATGGCGTACTGGAGCCGCACGCTGGGCGTGGGCCCCTGGTTCTACAACCCGCGCGTGCCGATTCAGAACTACCAGTACCGCGGCGAGGCCCACGAGCCGCACAACTCGGTGGCGCTGGCCAACTCGGGCTATGTGCAGGTCGAGTTGATCCAGACCCGCAACGACGTGCCGTCCATGTACCGCGACTTCCTGCAGGCCGGGCGCACCGGGCTGCAGCACGTGGCCTACTGGACCAGCGACTACGACGCCGACCTCGCGCGGCTGACGGCCGAGGGGTTCAAGACGGTGATGAGTGGCGAGGTCGGCGAGCGCGGCCGTTTCGTTTACTTCGACACCGAGTTCCACCCCGGCACCGTGATCGAGCTGTCGGAAGTGGCCGGCCCCAAGGGCCGCATGTTCGACCTGATCCGCGCGGAATCCGAAACCTGGGACGGCCAGACCGACCCGGTGCGCCCCTTCCCCGACCTCTCGAAGATCTGA
- a CDS encoding transporter substrate-binding domain-containing protein codes for MTNSRILRRTLLAVSAAILCVPAMAELADIKAAGKLRVGIDFGAPFYGFVDDKMKPVGSDVEAAELLAKDLGLQVEIVNTTNSARIPNLLSNKVDLIISSLSITPERQKAVDFSIPYGAIQAAVGAPKGMKITGIEDLAGKTVAVTRGGPQDKIVSERAPQAKVVRFDDEAASITAAATGQTDIVAITPPIIAAIAKKNPAREFETKFILQSYQLGVAMRKDQPELMKAVNGWIKTNLANGKLNAIHVKYAGVPIPKDIVDGAK; via the coding sequence ATGACCAATTCACGCATCCTCCGCCGCACCCTGCTGGCCGTCAGCGCCGCCATCCTGTGCGTGCCCGCCATGGCCGAACTGGCCGACATCAAAGCCGCGGGCAAGCTGCGCGTCGGCATCGACTTCGGCGCGCCCTTCTACGGTTTTGTCGACGACAAGATGAAGCCCGTGGGCTCGGATGTGGAGGCGGCCGAACTGCTGGCCAAGGACCTGGGCCTGCAGGTGGAGATCGTCAACACCACCAACTCCGCACGCATCCCCAACCTGCTGTCCAACAAGGTGGACCTGATCATTTCCTCGCTGTCGATCACGCCCGAGCGGCAGAAGGCGGTGGACTTTTCCATTCCCTACGGCGCCATCCAGGCGGCGGTGGGCGCCCCCAAGGGCATGAAGATCACGGGCATTGAAGACCTGGCGGGCAAGACCGTGGCCGTCACCCGGGGTGGTCCGCAGGACAAGATCGTGAGCGAACGCGCGCCGCAGGCCAAGGTGGTGCGTTTCGACGACGAAGCCGCCTCCATCACCGCGGCCGCCACGGGCCAGACCGACATCGTGGCCATCACGCCGCCCATCATCGCGGCCATTGCCAAGAAGAACCCCGCGCGCGAGTTCGAAACCAAGTTCATCCTGCAGTCCTACCAGCTGGGTGTGGCCATGCGCAAGGACCAACCCGAGCTCATGAAGGCCGTGAACGGCTGGATCAAGACCAACCTGGCCAACGGCAAGCTCAACGCCATCCACGTGAAGTACGCGGGCGTGCCGATCCCCAAAGACATTGTTGACGGCGCCAAGTAA
- a CDS encoding four-carbon acid sugar kinase family protein: MTAPLFGWYGDDFTGATDTLAVLAQAGLRSMLFMGVPGRAALTAAGPLDAVGIAGAARAMAPEAMRAELTAVGGFFRTQAPPVLHYKVCSTFDSAPHVGNIACAIQTLHPFVDHRWVPIVGGQPSLGRYCAFSNLFAAAGTGGTVHRIDRHPTMRQHPVTPMGEADLRVHLAAQGLGNISSLHGPAYEQTTDALDATLQELLATDAALQPMLLDLSEIRQLAAVGRLLWQQSQQARLLAVGSSAVAQALVAHWAGSAAPASRSPSRAMAAAEGPVFAWAGSLSPLTAAQVQAATAYQRIAVDAQRLSDDAAYAQTTQDRICAGLQSGQHVLAYTAPTSGQVPDTASAARVAQVSAELIARVVQAQTEHGAPLRRVGIAGGDTSSHAVQALRLWGLSYLATICPGVTLSRAHSADPAREGLELMLKGGQMGGVDLFERLLGGVGPAQTS; encoded by the coding sequence ATGACAGCGCCCTTGTTCGGCTGGTACGGCGACGACTTCACCGGCGCCACCGACACGCTGGCCGTGCTGGCACAGGCCGGCCTGCGGTCCATGCTGTTCATGGGGGTGCCCGGCCGCGCGGCCCTGACTGCGGCCGGACCCCTGGACGCCGTGGGCATTGCGGGGGCCGCACGCGCCATGGCGCCCGAGGCCATGCGCGCCGAGCTCACGGCGGTGGGCGGCTTCTTTCGGACGCAGGCGCCGCCCGTGCTGCACTACAAGGTGTGCTCCACCTTCGACAGCGCCCCGCACGTTGGCAACATCGCCTGCGCGATCCAGACCCTGCATCCGTTTGTCGATCACCGCTGGGTGCCCATCGTGGGCGGGCAGCCCAGCCTGGGCCGCTACTGCGCCTTCAGCAACCTCTTCGCAGCGGCCGGCACCGGCGGCACCGTGCACCGCATCGACCGCCACCCCACCATGCGCCAGCACCCGGTCACCCCGATGGGTGAGGCCGACCTGCGTGTGCATCTGGCGGCGCAGGGGCTGGGCAACATCAGCTCGCTGCATGGCCCGGCCTACGAGCAAACCACCGACGCGCTCGACGCGACGCTGCAAGAACTGCTCGCTACCGACGCCGCCCTGCAGCCCATGCTGCTGGATCTGAGTGAGATCCGCCAGCTCGCTGCGGTGGGCCGGCTGCTGTGGCAACAGTCCCAACAGGCCCGGCTGCTGGCCGTCGGTTCCAGCGCCGTGGCGCAGGCGCTGGTGGCGCACTGGGCCGGTTCTGCCGCACCCGCGTCGCGCTCACCATCTCGCGCAATGGCCGCCGCAGAGGGCCCTGTCTTTGCATGGGCCGGCAGCCTGTCGCCCCTGACCGCCGCCCAGGTGCAGGCCGCCACGGCCTATCAGCGCATCGCCGTGGACGCTCAGCGCCTCAGCGACGATGCGGCGTACGCCCAGACCACTCAGGACCGCATCTGTGCGGGACTGCAATCCGGACAGCACGTCCTGGCCTACACCGCCCCCACCAGCGGTCAGGTGCCCGACACCGCATCGGCGGCCCGTGTCGCCCAGGTCAGCGCCGAGCTGATCGCCCGCGTGGTGCAAGCCCAGACGGAGCATGGCGCACCGCTTCGGCGTGTGGGCATCGCGGGCGGCGACACCTCCAGTCACGCCGTGCAGGCGCTGCGGCTATGGGGCCTGTCCTACCTGGCCACCATTTGCCCTGGCGTCACCCTGAGCCGCGCCCACAGCGCCGACCCGGCCCGCGAGGGCCTGGAGTTGATGCTGAAGGGCGGGCAGATGGGGGGCGTGGATCTGTTTGAGCGCCTGCTGGGTGGCGTCGGGCCTGCTCAGACTTCCTAA
- a CDS encoding amino acid ABC transporter ATP-binding protein, which translates to MKPEDTLNPVVDLKDVHKRFGSNQVLQGVSFAIPKGQVVAIIGKSGSGKSTALRCIDRLEVIDSGTIQVCGHAVHSPDVNLRQLRQDVGIVFQSYNLFPHLTVEQNITLAPKAVKNLSAAQALEIAARTLKQVGLADKAQAYPEQLSGGQQQRVAIARSLAMEPQVMLFDEVTSALDPQLTGEVLRVIEALAEGGMTMVLVTHEMEFAARVADTIIYMHEGKVWETGSGDMLKHPQTAELRDFLSHGL; encoded by the coding sequence ATGAAGCCCGAAGACACCCTGAATCCCGTCGTCGATCTCAAAGACGTGCACAAACGCTTCGGCAGCAACCAGGTGCTCCAAGGCGTGTCCTTCGCCATCCCGAAGGGCCAGGTCGTGGCCATCATCGGCAAAAGCGGCTCGGGCAAAAGCACCGCGCTGCGCTGCATCGACCGGCTGGAGGTCATCGACAGCGGCACCATCCAGGTCTGCGGCCACGCGGTGCATTCGCCCGACGTCAACCTGCGCCAGCTGCGCCAGGACGTGGGCATCGTGTTCCAGAGCTACAACCTGTTCCCGCACCTGACGGTGGAGCAGAACATCACCCTTGCCCCCAAGGCGGTGAAGAACCTGTCCGCAGCCCAGGCGCTCGAGATCGCCGCCCGAACGCTCAAGCAGGTGGGCCTGGCCGACAAGGCGCAGGCCTACCCCGAGCAGCTGTCGGGCGGCCAGCAGCAGCGTGTGGCGATCGCCCGCTCGCTGGCCATGGAACCCCAGGTGATGCTGTTCGACGAGGTCACCTCGGCCCTCGACCCGCAGCTCACCGGCGAGGTGCTGCGCGTGATCGAGGCGCTGGCCGAAGGCGGCATGACCATGGTGCTGGTCACCCACGAGATGGAGTTCGCCGCCCGGGTGGCCGACACCATCATCTACATGCACGAGGGCAAGGTCTGGGAGACCGGCTCGGGCGACATGCTCAAACACCCGCAGACCGCCGAGCTGCGCGATTTTCTGTCCCACGGACTGTGA
- a CDS encoding amino acid ABC transporter permease gives MSYEFDFASVLASWPQFLEGAWMTIMLSFPATVIGFVGGTLLAIGRRSDQRWLAKACGAYVEVLRNTPLLVQVFLVFFGLASLGWKVSAFSAALLSLVINVAAYSCEIMRAGMDSIHKGQIEAAECLGLTRRQVYWHVVLRPAMEKVYPALTSQFVLLMLASSITSQISVEELTAAAARVQSDTFRPFEAYILVAVAYLILSLLMRLGLWLFGQIVFTRKRKLGASGGLR, from the coding sequence ATGAGCTACGAGTTCGACTTCGCCAGCGTGCTGGCCAGCTGGCCCCAGTTCCTCGAAGGGGCTTGGATGACCATCATGCTGTCCTTCCCCGCCACGGTCATCGGGTTTGTCGGCGGCACGCTGCTGGCCATCGGTCGCCGCAGCGACCAACGCTGGCTGGCCAAAGCCTGCGGCGCCTACGTGGAGGTGCTGCGCAACACACCGCTGCTGGTGCAGGTGTTTCTGGTGTTCTTCGGTCTCGCCAGCCTGGGCTGGAAGGTGTCGGCTTTCTCAGCCGCGCTGCTGTCGCTGGTGATCAACGTGGCGGCGTATTCCTGCGAAATCATGCGGGCCGGCATGGACTCCATCCACAAGGGCCAGATCGAGGCGGCCGAGTGCCTGGGCCTCACGCGCCGGCAGGTGTACTGGCACGTGGTGCTGCGTCCCGCGATGGAGAAGGTCTACCCCGCGTTGACCAGCCAGTTTGTGCTGCTGATGCTGGCCTCGTCCATCACTTCTCAGATTTCGGTGGAAGAGCTCACCGCTGCCGCCGCCCGTGTGCAGTCCGACACCTTTCGCCCGTTCGAGGCCTACATCCTGGTCGCCGTGGCCTACCTGATCCTGTCGCTGCTGATGCGTTTGGGGCTGTGGCTGTTCGGGCAGATCGTGTTCACACGCAAGCGCAAGCTCGGCGCATCGGGAGGCCTGCGATGA
- a CDS encoding tripartite tricarboxylate transporter permease, whose protein sequence is MELIDNLSLGFSVAFTLQNLMYAFVGCLLGTLIGVLPGIGPVATIAMLLPATYGLPPVAALIMLAGIYYGAQYGGSTTAILVNLPGESSSVVTVIDGYQMARKGRAGPALAAAGLGSFFAGCVGTLIVAAFAPPLTEMALNFGPAEYFSLMIVGLIGAVVLASGSLIKALAMILLGLLLGLVGTDVNSGVARFSFDIPELTDGISFIVIAMGVFGYGEIINNLSQPEEHREVFTGKVEGIMPTKEDFKNMVPAVLRGTALGSALGILPGGGALLSAFAAYTIEKKTKLKPGEVPFGQGNIRGVAAPESANNAGSQTSFIPLLTLGIPPNAVMALMVGAMTIHNIQPGPQVMTSNPELFWGLIASMWIGNLMLVILNLPLIGIWIKLLTVPYRWLFPAILLFCAIGVYSTNNNSFDIWMVAIFGFIGYLFIKLGCEPAPLLLGLILGPMMEEYLRRALLISRGDWSVFVTRPLSASLLAIAAILLTVVLLPSIKKKREEAFVED, encoded by the coding sequence ATGGAATTGATTGACAACCTCTCGCTGGGTTTCAGCGTCGCGTTCACCCTCCAGAACCTGATGTACGCCTTCGTCGGCTGCCTGCTGGGCACGCTGATCGGCGTTTTGCCAGGCATTGGCCCGGTGGCGACCATCGCCATGCTGCTGCCAGCCACCTACGGCCTGCCGCCGGTGGCCGCGCTCATCATGCTGGCCGGCATCTATTACGGTGCGCAATACGGTGGCTCGACCACCGCCATCCTGGTGAACCTGCCCGGTGAATCGTCCTCGGTGGTGACGGTGATCGACGGTTACCAGATGGCGCGCAAGGGCAGGGCAGGCCCCGCTCTCGCGGCGGCCGGTCTGGGCTCGTTCTTCGCCGGCTGCGTGGGCACGCTGATCGTGGCCGCCTTCGCGCCGCCGCTGACCGAGATGGCGCTGAACTTCGGCCCTGCCGAGTACTTCTCGCTCATGATTGTCGGCCTGATCGGTGCCGTGGTGCTGGCCTCCGGCTCGCTGATCAAGGCCCTGGCCATGATCCTGCTGGGCCTGCTGCTGGGTCTGGTGGGCACCGACGTGAACTCCGGCGTGGCACGGTTCAGCTTTGACATCCCCGAGCTCACCGACGGTATCAGCTTCATCGTGATCGCGATGGGCGTGTTCGGCTACGGCGAAATCATCAACAACCTGTCGCAGCCCGAAGAACACCGCGAGGTCTTCACCGGCAAGGTCGAAGGCATCATGCCGACCAAAGAAGATTTCAAGAACATGGTGCCGGCGGTTCTGCGTGGCACGGCGCTGGGTTCTGCGCTCGGCATCCTGCCCGGTGGCGGTGCGCTGCTGTCTGCTTTCGCCGCCTACACGATCGAGAAGAAGACCAAGCTGAAGCCCGGTGAAGTGCCGTTCGGCCAGGGCAACATCCGCGGTGTGGCGGCCCCTGAGTCGGCCAACAACGCCGGTTCGCAAACCTCGTTCATCCCGCTGCTGACCCTGGGCATTCCGCCCAACGCCGTGATGGCGCTGATGGTCGGTGCCATGACCATCCACAACATCCAGCCGGGTCCGCAGGTCATGACCAGCAACCCCGAGCTGTTCTGGGGCCTGATCGCCTCGATGTGGATCGGCAACCTGATGCTGGTGATCCTGAACCTGCCGCTGATCGGCATCTGGATCAAGCTGCTGACCGTGCCGTACCGCTGGCTGTTCCCTGCCATCCTGCTGTTCTGTGCGATCGGTGTGTACTCGACCAACAACAACAGCTTCGACATCTGGATGGTGGCCATCTTCGGTTTCATCGGTTACCTGTTCATCAAGCTGGGCTGCGAACCCGCACCACTGTTGCTGGGCCTGATCCTGGGTCCGATGATGGAAGAGTACCTGCGCCGTGCGCTGCTGATTTCGCGTGGCGACTGGTCGGTGTTCGTGACCCGTCCGCTGTCGGCCTCGCTGCTGGCGATTGCCGCGATCCTGCTGACGGTCGTGCTGCTGCCGTCGATCAAGAAGAAGCGCGAAGAAGCCTTCGTCGAAGACTGA
- a CDS encoding tripartite tricarboxylate transporter TctB family protein encodes MAIASQKDFFSGLMFAAVGGSFAWGAQSYQVGGAARMGPGYFPLMLGIILAVLGVIITFKSFTQGGPGGDKIGAFAWRPLGFVLGANLAFGALLVGLPSIGFPAMGLIVAIYALVFIASMAQPGMKIKATLVLATILAAGSYGAFVKLLNLQFPVWPAFLTN; translated from the coding sequence ATGGCCATCGCCAGTCAAAAAGACTTTTTTTCGGGACTCATGTTCGCCGCCGTCGGTGGCAGCTTCGCCTGGGGAGCCCAAAGCTACCAGGTGGGGGGCGCCGCCCGCATGGGACCCGGTTATTTCCCGCTCATGCTGGGCATCATCCTGGCGGTTCTGGGCGTGATCATCACGTTCAAGTCGTTCACACAGGGAGGGCCCGGGGGCGACAAGATCGGCGCCTTTGCCTGGCGCCCGCTGGGCTTCGTGCTCGGGGCCAATTTGGCCTTTGGCGCGCTGCTCGTCGGCCTGCCATCGATCGGCTTTCCCGCGATGGGCCTGATCGTGGCCATCTACGCGCTCGTGTTCATCGCCAGCATGGCGCAGCCGGGGATGAAGATCAAGGCCACGCTGGTTCTCGCCACCATCCTGGCGGCCGGCAGCTACGGTGCCTTTGTCAAATTGCTGAACCTGCAGTTCCCCGTGTGGCCTGCGTTCCTGACGAACTGA